AGTTATACGCAATGATCCGCCATTTACAACCGCAACATTTCATCAACCGCGAACTTAGCTGGCTTCGCTTCAACACGCGCGTTTTAGAAGAGGCTTCCAACCCGCGCAATCCGCCGCTAGAGCAGCTTAAATATATCGCCATTTACGGCACGAACCTAGACGAGTTCTATATGATTCGCGTCGCGGGGTTAAAGGTGATGGAAAAAGCCCGCGTCAATCCGGGCAGTCCCGACGGGTTAAGCGCCTACGAGCAGCTTACGCTAATTCGCGAGTATGTCTCCAAAGAGGCGCCGCTCGTCGAACAAAAGATCGCGGAGCTGTTTGCCATATTGGAAAAGCGCTCGCTCAAGATAAAAAACTACGGCGATCTTAATCCGCAGCAAAAACGCAAGGCGAACGCCTATTTTGAGAGCCATATCTACCCCGTCGTGATCCCGATCGCCGTTGACGCGACCCACCCCTTCCCGCATCTAAATAATCTTAGCTTTGCGATGGCGGTTAAACTAAAAGCGGGCGAGAACGATCCGATAAGGCACGGGCTTATCCGTCTGCCTCGCGTTTTGCCGCGTTTTGTGGAGATCGACGCGGGGACTTTTACGCCGATTGAATCGATTGTCTATCATCATATCGAGGATATGTTTCCCGGTTTTACGCCGATTAGCCACGCGCCGTTTCGAGTAACGCGCAACGCCGATATTTCCATAGAGGAAGAGGAAGCCGACGATTTTCTCGACGTGCTAGAAGAGGGTTTGCGTCTTAGGCAAAAAGGCGAGATCGTCCGTCTTGAGATCGCCCAAAACTGCGATCCCGATCTATTGGCGTTTTTGACGACGCATCTCAAAGTCAGCCCGAACGATATTTACGCAAAAACCGCGCCGCTTAATCTCGGCGCGTATTGGCAACTTATCGGCAATAAGCGCTTTACCCATCTGCTGCTAGAAAGCCAGCCGCCTCGCGCTCTGCCGCCGTTTGATCTCAAAGAGCCAATCGCGGGCATAATCGACAAGCAAGACGCCGTTATTTTGCTGCCATACGAGAGCTTTAGCCCGATCGAGCGGTTTATCGCGGAGGCGGCTGGCGATCCGAACGTGCTTTCGATCAGAATGACGCTCTATCGCGTCGGCAACAACTCGCCGATTGTCAAAGCGTTGATCGAGGCGGCGGAAGCGGGCAAAATGGTTACGGCGGTCGTGGAACTCAAAGCCCGCTTCGACGAGGAGAACAACCTAAAATGGGCTAGAGCGCTGGAAAACGCGGGCGCGCATGTGATCTACGGCGTGGTGGGACTGAAAATACACGCCAAAATCGCGCACGTTATCCGCAGAGAGCCTAACGGCGATCTCAAACATTTCGTGCATCTCTCTACGGGCAACTACAACTCCGGCACGGCTAGAATCTATACCGATATAAGTTTTTTCACCGCGAGCCAAAAGATCGGCGAGGACGCGGTGCGGTTTTTCCACCATATCACGGGCTTTGCGAAAAATACCGAACTGCACAGCCTCGCGATGGCTCCGACGCAGATCAAGCCGCGCCTTTTGGAGCTGATCGCCGCCGAAGCAAAGATGAAAGGCGAAGGAGAGATTATCGCCAAGATCAACTCGCTAGTCGATAAAGACATAATTACCGCGCTGTGCCGCGCTTCGCAAGCGGGGGTGAAAATCTCGCTGATCGTTCGCGGAATCTGCTGCTTGCTACCGGGCGTAAAAGGGGTAAGCGAGAATATCCGCGTCGTGTCGATCGTGGGCAAATTTTTGGAACACGGACGAACCTTGTATTTCAAGCACGCCGATCCGCAGCTGTTTTTCAGCAGCGCGGACTGGATGCCGCGTAATTTAACGCGCAGAATCGAGCTGATGACGCCGATTTACGACGCGGAGATCGCGAGGTTGCTGCTGTGCGTTCTGAAACTGCAACTTGGCGACAAAAAACAGGCTAAGGAGCTAAAAAGCGACGGGCAATACGCGGCGTATCAAGACGGCGGCTACGACGCGCAAGGCGCGCTAGAGGCGATCGCGGCTAAACTGCACGAAAATGGCGAGCCTCGCGCCAAAATCGCTCCCGCGATCGAGGAGTTTTTGAAGGCAAACGGCTTATAGCTTTCGCGTTCGAGCTTTGGCGCGATCGTAAATGCGCGTCGCTTGCCGAAATCGGCTTGATCGTTTGGGCGCGCCTAAGTTTTAGGGGTTTCGGCGTTATAATCGAGCGTTTTATGCGCGCGGATTTTGCGGGCTGAAACAGATCGATCGTAAGGCTAGAAAATGATTAGCGCGTTTAACGATCACAAGCCGTTAATCGGCGATCGGGTTTTTATCGCGCCTAGCGCGGACGTAATCGGGCGTTGCGAAATAGGCGAGGATTGCTCCGTGTGGTTTGGGGCGGTTATACGCGCGGACGTTCATCGCGTGAAGATCGGCGCGCGCGTCAGCGTTCAAGACGGCGCGGTTATTCACGTAACGCATTCCGTCTTAGCGGACGAGTCCGACGGGTTTCCGACAGTCGTAGGAGACGACGTAACAATCGGACATCGCGCGGTATTGCACGGTTGCGTTATAGAAAACGCCTGCCTGATCGGAATGGGCGCGATTATATTAGACGGAGCGGTTATCGGCGCGGAGTCGATTGTGGGCGCGGGCGCGCTAGTTACGCAAAACAGGGTTTTCCCTCCGAGGTCGCTGATTTTAGGTTCGCCCGCGAAAGTCGCGCGGACGCTTAGCGACGGCGAAGTTAAAGAGCTTTACGCCTCCGCCTCGCGTTATGTCGCGCTGAAATCGAGTTACCTCGCATAAATCTAGCGG
This Helicobacteraceae bacterium DNA region includes the following protein-coding sequences:
- the ppk1 gene encoding polyphosphate kinase 1, whose product is MIRHLQPQHFINRELSWLRFNTRVLEEASNPRNPPLEQLKYIAIYGTNLDEFYMIRVAGLKVMEKARVNPGSPDGLSAYEQLTLIREYVSKEAPLVEQKIAELFAILEKRSLKIKNYGDLNPQQKRKANAYFESHIYPVVIPIAVDATHPFPHLNNLSFAMAVKLKAGENDPIRHGLIRLPRVLPRFVEIDAGTFTPIESIVYHHIEDMFPGFTPISHAPFRVTRNADISIEEEEADDFLDVLEEGLRLRQKGEIVRLEIAQNCDPDLLAFLTTHLKVSPNDIYAKTAPLNLGAYWQLIGNKRFTHLLLESQPPRALPPFDLKEPIAGIIDKQDAVILLPYESFSPIERFIAEAAGDPNVLSIRMTLYRVGNNSPIVKALIEAAEAGKMVTAVVELKARFDEENNLKWARALENAGAHVIYGVVGLKIHAKIAHVIRREPNGDLKHFVHLSTGNYNSGTARIYTDISFFTASQKIGEDAVRFFHHITGFAKNTELHSLAMAPTQIKPRLLELIAAEAKMKGEGEIIAKINSLVDKDIITALCRASQAGVKISLIVRGICCLLPGVKGVSENIRVVSIVGKFLEHGRTLYFKHADPQLFFSSADWMPRNLTRRIELMTPIYDAEIARLLLCVLKLQLGDKKQAKELKSDGQYAAYQDGGYDAQGALEAIAAKLHENGEPRAKIAPAIEEFLKANGL
- a CDS encoding gamma carbonic anhydrase family protein produces the protein MISAFNDHKPLIGDRVFIAPSADVIGRCEIGEDCSVWFGAVIRADVHRVKIGARVSVQDGAVIHVTHSVLADESDGFPTVVGDDVTIGHRAVLHGCVIENACLIGMGAIILDGAVIGAESIVGAGALVTQNRVFPPRSLILGSPAKVARTLSDGEVKELYASASRYVALKSSYLA